ATTATCCATACCGAAAGGAAACTCCAGTCAGTTTAACGCAGAAAAGTTTTCCCTTCCAAAACGGAAAAGACACTTCACGGATGAGTAAATAATCCTTTATGGCCCTACAAGAAATACAGGGTCATCGTCTGCCAGAGACGGTCTTTCATTGGTGTGGTTTGATTCGGGGGTTTGGTTGGATCTGTATTCGTTCATTACTCCGAGAAGGGTGGCCAGGAAAAATGTGCCCCAAAAGACACAAACGATTACATCTAATAACAGTTCCATTTAATACCAAAGTTGAATTTTACCATTCAGAATGTAGATTGTTGTTATATTGTTTGTGAGCAAGAATTGGGCCATGCAAAGGCAGATTGTCGGGCCTCTTCGCCTATCGTCAAGATTATTCCGCACAGCCTTATTCGCAGAGAACTTTGACTATTGTGATTATAATTAATAAATTTTCCTCCAATTGGTAAAACCTGTATTCAACGTATTATTACATCAATACCCATGGCAAAATATCCCGTACTAAATTTCCATAAATGGATTGAAGATAACCGGCACCTTCTCAAGCCGCCAGTAGGCAACAAAGTAGTGTATGATGAAACCGATGATTTTATCATTATGGTTGTTGGAGGGCCAAATTCCCGCACCGATTATCACTTCAATGAAACCGAAGAGTTTTTTTATATGCTCGAAGGGGAAATGGTACTGAAAATCCAGGAAGACGGGCATCCGGTAGATATTCCGATAAAAGAAGGTGAGATTTTTCTTTTGCCACCCAAAGTACCGCATTCTCCCCGCCGCCCGGCAGGCAGTATCGGGCTGGTCATTGAGCGAAAAAGAGACAGTTCCCATACCGACGGGTTGCTGTGGTTTTGCCAAAACTGCAACCATAAGTTGTTTGAAGAATATTTTCCGCTTGAAAATATCATGACCCAGATGCAGGGCATTTTTGCTAAGTTTTACGAATCCGAAGAACTTCGCACCTGCAAGAATTGCGGAACCGTAATGCCTGTACCTGCCCGGGCGGTGTGAGCTTCTGTTTCCGACTCGCTCTTACCTTTTGACAGATTCTTTAAGTTTATAGACTGACCTCTAAAATTGGTCACACCTTTTTGTGTCTTTTTATACCATATAAAAATTGTAGCTTTAGGCTCTCAGTAAATCCCCGTTTTTATGAAAGAGAGCATATTTTTACTGGTTTTTCTGTTGGTGCAATCCGACCTTTTTTCCCAGGTATCCTTTCATCCGGATAAAACAGACCCGGCACTTATTGCTGCCATTGCCGAAAGACCTGATGACTTTCACCCGGTGTATATCCTGCTGGAAGACCACCTGGATATGGTAGCCATGAATAATGCGTTCAACAAACAAAACACTTCTCTGGAAGATCGCTCCGTGATTGCAATTAATGCACTAAAGTCCAAAGCTGCTGCAACTCAGGGCCCGTTGCTCAATTGGCTGGGCAGATCGGAAGGTGTAGTAAAAGAGAGTGTTCAGTCTTTCTGGATCACCAATGTGATTTATGCGGAAATAAGGGGAGAGGCTGTCCACCAGCTAGGACAACGCGAAGATGTAGGTCAAATTGAACTGGTAGTTCCTCCCCGTGTGGAGACAACCTCAAACAGGAAAAAGGTTCCGGCCAGGCCTGCAGGCTCTGTCGGTGGTCATGAGCCGGGACACAATGTCATCCATGCCCCTGAAATGTGGGCTTTGGGTTATAGCGGAGCCGGGCGAAAGATTCTGGTGATTGATTCTGGAGTTGATGGACAGCATCCCGCACTGAAAGACAATTATCATGGTAATTTTGTGCCCGGGAGTCAGACCTGGTATGCCCCGGCCTCTGTACCTGAACCAGCGGATTGTTTTACTATTGATCATGGCACAAATGTAGCCGGAATAGCCGTCGGGTTGGACCGGGTTACCCATGATACAATCGGAGTTGCGTATAATTCAACCTGGATGGGGGCCATGGCAATTTCTCATGATGATTGTAATAATGTGGTCAATGTGGTCAATGTATTCCAGTGGGCCATGGATCCGGATGGAAATCCAGCTACTATAGATGACCGCCCGGATGTGATAAACGACTCATGGGGATCTGTAAGTGTTATTGCCGATCCTTTATATTGTTATGCAACTATACCTTTAATAATAAATTCACTGGAAGCAGCGGGAATTGGAGTAATTGCCGGAGCGGGAAACGAGGGCGTGTCGAATCCACCTTCCATTATCTTTCCTGCCTATGCTAATTTTTCACTGGTGGACGCATTTGCTGTAGGTGCGATTGACGGAAATAATCCCAATCTGCCACTGGCATCATTTTCCTCTCAGGGGCCTTCCATTTGCGGAGATACAGGTTCGCTGTTGATTAAACCTGAAGTTGTGGCTCCGGGTGTAAATATTCGAACTTCAACTTCTTTTGGCTATATAGTAGTTAGTGGAACTTCTATGTCAGCGCCTTTGGCTTCCGGGGCATTTTTGCTTCTGAAAGAAGCTTTTCCCTCCCTGACCGGAGAGCAAATCAAGCTTGGTCTTTATTACGGAGCTTCTGACCTGGGGCCGCCAGGAGAGGATAACAAGTTTGGTATGGGGGTAGTTGA
The DNA window shown above is from Bacteroidia bacterium and carries:
- a CDS encoding 3-hydroxyanthranilate 3,4-dioxygenase, whose amino-acid sequence is MAKYPVLNFHKWIEDNRHLLKPPVGNKVVYDETDDFIIMVVGGPNSRTDYHFNETEEFFYMLEGEMVLKIQEDGHPVDIPIKEGEIFLLPPKVPHSPRRPAGSIGLVIERKRDSSHTDGLLWFCQNCNHKLFEEYFPLENIMTQMQGIFAKFYESEELRTCKNCGTVMPVPARAV